One window of the Chryseobacterium sp. CY350 genome contains the following:
- a CDS encoding glutamine--tRNA ligase/YqeY domain fusion protein, giving the protein MEEEKKSLNFIEQIIEDDLANGMRQDQIRFRFPPEPNGYLHVGHTKAICINFGLGEKYNAPVNLRFDDTNPEKEEQEFVDSIMKDVEWLGFKWDKVLYASDYFQQLYDWAVQLIKDKKAYVDEQPSEVITEQRKNPSEPGVESPYRNRPVEESLELFEKMKNGEFESGTMSLRAKIDMVSPNMNMRDPVMYRILNKPHHRTGTAWKIYPMYDWAHGESDYLEQVSHSLCSLEFENHRPLYNWYLDQVYEEGKVRNKQREFARMNVSYMITSKRKLQRLVAEKVVTGWDDPRMPTISGMRRKGFTPTSIRNFIEKVGVAKRENLISIQLLDFCVREDLNKVAKRVMAVIDPVKLIIENYPEGQEEWLETENNPEQENAGTREVPFSRELYIEREDFQEEANKKFFRLKLGGEVRLKSAYIIKAERVEKDDNGNITTIYATYDEKSKSGSGTEESLRKVKGTLHWVSAAHAIPVDVRVYDNLFTVEQPDAEKDVDFLDFVNPDSMSTIQAFAEPGLKDVAVGEPLQFQRIGYFTKDQDSTDTKMVFNRTVTLKDSYKPE; this is encoded by the coding sequence ATGGAAGAAGAAAAAAAATCTCTCAATTTTATTGAGCAAATTATAGAAGATGATTTAGCAAACGGTATGAGACAAGATCAGATCCGTTTCCGATTTCCGCCGGAACCCAATGGTTATCTGCATGTAGGTCACACAAAAGCGATCTGCATTAACTTTGGTTTGGGCGAAAAATACAATGCTCCTGTAAACCTTCGTTTTGACGATACAAACCCTGAAAAAGAAGAGCAGGAATTTGTAGACTCTATCATGAAAGATGTAGAATGGTTGGGTTTCAAATGGGATAAAGTATTGTATGCATCAGATTACTTCCAACAACTTTACGATTGGGCAGTTCAGTTGATTAAAGACAAAAAAGCTTATGTTGACGAGCAACCATCTGAAGTTATAACCGAACAAAGAAAAAATCCTTCCGAACCGGGAGTAGAATCTCCTTATAGAAACCGTCCTGTAGAAGAGTCTTTAGAATTATTCGAAAAGATGAAAAACGGTGAATTCGAAAGTGGCACGATGTCTCTTCGTGCAAAGATCGACATGGTATCACCCAATATGAATATGCGGGATCCTGTGATGTACAGAATTCTGAATAAACCTCACCACAGAACCGGTACAGCATGGAAAATCTATCCGATGTACGACTGGGCGCATGGTGAATCTGACTATTTGGAGCAGGTTTCTCACTCGCTATGTTCATTGGAATTTGAAAATCACAGACCACTTTATAATTGGTATCTAGACCAGGTTTATGAAGAAGGAAAAGTGAGGAACAAGCAGAGAGAATTTGCTAGAATGAACGTTTCTTATATGATTACTTCCAAAAGAAAACTACAAAGGCTGGTCGCTGAAAAAGTAGTTACAGGTTGGGACGACCCGAGAATGCCTACCATTTCAGGAATGAGAAGAAAAGGTTTTACGCCAACTTCAATTAGAAATTTTATTGAGAAAGTAGGTGTGGCTAAGAGAGAAAATCTTATTTCGATTCAACTGTTGGATTTCTGCGTACGCGAAGATCTTAATAAAGTTGCGAAACGTGTCATGGCAGTTATTGATCCTGTAAAATTGATTATAGAAAATTATCCTGAAGGACAGGAAGAATGGTTAGAAACGGAAAATAATCCTGAGCAGGAAAATGCTGGCACAAGAGAAGTACCTTTCTCCAGAGAATTATATATAGAGCGTGAAGATTTTCAGGAAGAGGCCAATAAAAAATTCTTCAGATTAAAATTGGGCGGCGAAGTTCGTTTAAAATCTGCTTACATCATTAAAGCTGAAAGAGTAGAGAAGGACGACAACGGAAATATTACAACGATCTATGCTACTTACGACGAAAAATCTAAGTCGGGAAGTGGTACAGAAGAGAGTTTACGAAAAGTGAAAGGAACACTTCATTGGGTTTCTGCTGCACATGCAATTCCTGTGGATGTAAGAGTTTACGATAATTTATTTACCGTAGAACAGCCTGACGCTGAGAAAGATGTGGATTTTTTAGATTTCGTCAATCCGGATTCTATGTCTACAATTCAGGCGTTTGCTGAGCCTGGTTTGAAAGATGTTGCTGTGGGAGAACCACTTCAATTCCAAAGAATTGGATATTTCACCAAAGATCAGGATTCAACGGATACCAAGATGGTATTCAACAGAACCGTAACCTTAAAAGACTCCTATAAGCCGGAGTAA
- a CDS encoding glycosyltransferase family protein encodes MNTKKILIITYYWPPAGGPGVQRWLKFAKYLPEFGWEPIIFTPENPSYPLIDESLMKDVPENLEIIKTKIWEPYQLAEKLNKSNKKFKAGQFDVGNNQSWKSKLSIWVRGNFFIPDARVFWVNPSVKFLEEYLKNNKIDVIVTSGPPHSLHLIGLNIKKKFSDIKWVADFRDPWTEISYYKHLKLTNKSDKKHRQLESEVFKNADITLATSYTDAENFRKNGANALCITNGFDESDASKTSADSVSSTKFTLSYIGVLEQLRNPENLWKALDDLVKTDPDFAENFSIKFVGRIDDRILESIEKSSLRNYINNLGYLSHDKAIDEMSNSTMLIITNFPNESSKGIIPGKIFEYLATGNQIISFGPDEADVSKILEETKAGKHFSYSDSETIKQFILAKFELWKSGNLLKNSQNIEQFTRRNLTKQLSEIL; translated from the coding sequence ATGAATACAAAAAAAATCCTTATCATCACTTATTACTGGCCGCCTGCAGGTGGACCGGGAGTTCAGCGATGGTTGAAATTTGCAAAATATTTGCCCGAATTTGGCTGGGAACCAATCATATTCACTCCGGAAAACCCAAGTTATCCTTTGATTGACGAAAGCTTAATGAAGGATGTTCCCGAAAATTTAGAAATCATAAAAACTAAAATCTGGGAACCTTATCAATTGGCCGAAAAACTGAATAAAAGCAATAAAAAATTCAAGGCCGGACAGTTTGATGTGGGAAATAATCAAAGTTGGAAATCTAAACTTTCGATTTGGGTCCGTGGAAATTTTTTCATTCCCGATGCGAGGGTTTTTTGGGTAAATCCTTCTGTGAAATTTTTGGAAGAGTATTTAAAAAACAACAAGATCGATGTGATTGTCACTTCAGGGCCGCCGCATTCTTTGCATCTCATCGGTTTAAACATAAAAAAGAAATTTTCTGATATAAAATGGGTTGCCGATTTCCGTGATCCGTGGACAGAAATTTCTTATTATAAACATTTAAAACTTACCAATAAATCAGACAAAAAACACCGTCAGTTGGAAAGTGAAGTTTTCAAAAACGCAGATATTACGTTAGCAACCAGCTATACCGATGCTGAAAATTTTAGAAAAAACGGAGCCAATGCATTGTGTATTACCAATGGTTTTGATGAAAGTGATGCTTCAAAAACTTCTGCCGATTCAGTGTCTTCAACAAAATTCACCTTAAGTTATATTGGCGTTCTCGAGCAACTTAGAAATCCTGAAAATCTCTGGAAAGCACTTGATGATCTTGTGAAAACAGATCCTGATTTTGCGGAAAATTTCTCGATAAAATTTGTTGGTAGAATTGATGATAGGATCTTAGAGTCTATAGAAAAATCGAGTTTAAGAAATTATATTAATAATTTGGGCTATTTATCACACGATAAAGCGATTGACGAAATGTCAAACTCTACTATGCTTATCATTACAAATTTCCCGAATGAATCTTCCAAAGGAATCATTCCAGGGAAGATATTTGAATATCTCGCTACAGGAAACCAGATTATTTCTTTTGGTCCTGATGAAGCTGATGTTTCTAAAATACTGGAAGAAACTAAAGCTGGAAAACATTTTAGTTATAGTGATTCGGAAACAATAAAACAGTTTATTTTAGCGAAATTTGAACTTTGGAAGAGCGGAAATCTATTGAAAAATAGTCAAAATATTGAACAGTTTACAAGACGAAATTTAACAAAACAATTATCCGAAATACTGTAA
- a CDS encoding YpdA family putative bacillithiol disulfide reductase, whose protein sequence is MEILDVLIIGAGPIGLNCALEAKKNDLNYLIIEKGTIVNSLYNYPLYMKFFSTADKLEIAEIPFISAAPKPGRQEALEYYQGIARQKDLKINLYEKVLKISKKDEIFEIETSKSKYQSKNVIISTGFYDIPNLMQVPGENLDKVKHYYTEPYPYAKQKIVVVGSSNSSVDAALETYRKGADVTMIIRQSSISENVKYWVKPDIENRINEGSIKAHFNSELLEIKESSVIFKDEKEEIKEIENDFVLAMTGYLPDFDFLRNSGIDLQGDFFNPVYNAETMESNIPNLYLAGVVCGGKDTHLWFIENSRIHAEMIVQHIISKY, encoded by the coding sequence ATGGAAATTTTAGACGTTCTCATTATCGGCGCCGGACCAATTGGTTTAAACTGTGCTTTAGAAGCCAAAAAAAATGATTTAAACTATTTAATTATTGAGAAAGGAACGATTGTAAACTCGCTTTACAACTATCCTCTGTACATGAAATTTTTTTCAACCGCCGACAAATTAGAAATTGCTGAAATTCCCTTCATTTCTGCTGCTCCAAAACCCGGAAGACAGGAAGCGTTGGAATACTATCAAGGAATTGCGAGACAGAAAGATCTGAAAATCAATTTGTATGAGAAGGTTTTAAAAATTTCTAAAAAAGATGAGATTTTCGAAATTGAAACCTCAAAATCAAAATATCAGTCAAAAAACGTGATAATTTCCACAGGATTTTATGATATTCCGAATCTAATGCAGGTACCAGGGGAAAATTTAGATAAAGTAAAACATTATTACACAGAACCTTACCCTTATGCAAAACAGAAAATTGTTGTAGTAGGATCTAGCAATTCATCTGTAGATGCTGCCTTAGAAACGTATAGAAAAGGTGCCGACGTGACAATGATTATCCGCCAGTCTTCTATTTCTGAAAATGTAAAATATTGGGTTAAACCAGATATTGAAAACAGAATTAACGAAGGAAGCATTAAAGCTCATTTTAATTCTGAACTGTTAGAAATAAAAGAGAGTTCTGTAATTTTTAAAGATGAAAAAGAGGAAATTAAAGAAATTGAAAACGATTTTGTATTGGCAATGACCGGTTATCTTCCCGATTTTGACTTTCTGAGGAATTCAGGTATTGATTTGCAAGGAGATTTTTTTAACCCTGTTTACAACGCTGAGACAATGGAATCTAATATTCCAAATTTGTACTTGGCCGGCGTAGTTTGCGGCGGAAAAGATACGCATCTTTGGTTTATAGAAAATTCGAGGATTCATGCAGAAATGATCGTTCAACATATTATTTCTAAGTACTGA
- a CDS encoding YfhO family protein produces MAKNKNLIYIAISIVAFLVLAFLYSTPVFTGKQLFQHDIVQYRGGAKELIDYRDTYDKETYWSDSMFGGMPTYQMGSRFEGDIIKKLDSYLNILPRPVNYLFLLFSGFFLLGMVAVRNWKYALLGATFFGLSTYFYIIIAAGHNGKVNTIEYFAPLLAGILLVYIRKKYVLGFIVTTLFFGLQVAANHPQMTYYLFLGLGFLFLSELIRAIQKKTPMKHFLISSGIIAGALAIGVGMNSQRIMANSEYIKETVRGKQILNTENHTAGNSGMDKESILMWSYGKLETLNLFIPRLMGGGSQEPEGKEMMEKVQQLVQENVTSQAEYDRISKGFGSITYWGDQPGTSGPAYQGAIVCFLALLGFFFAWKKYRYWILGATILTILLAWGSNFMPLSDFFIEYVPFYSKFRAPSSILVVVELLFPLIAIIGLYRFYTDSTLEEDYKKKILTYVSGGVLGLTVLFILFGKSLLGFHTDNEKTYLPPFLLDYLTEERFKLFRIDAIKALIYVGITAAVLFFSLKHKLNQNVALLIIGAVSLFDLWTVNKRYLNDENYVDKIFAENPFQTEGSDYLAEKVGDNQNLQSILASIPVNKTLETIAEKDKKHYRVYNQVLGVTSETNTSYFTSSIGGYHAVRLRRYDDLLNEYISNVDSVKTPKILNLLNTKYILFGNPQEPQVVPNPNANGNAWFVADVKFVNTPDEEIKLLGNIDSKKTAVINVSDKAYLNGKQVQADSTASINLTKYEANELEFKSQSKTPQLAVFSEIYYPHGWKMFVDDKEVPYIKADYLLRAVHVPAGNHNIRMIFEPEVIATGKWISLLCFGLFILLSAGGIYFIYRKKGKREILVSEQV; encoded by the coding sequence ATGGCAAAAAATAAAAACTTAATTTACATTGCAATCTCCATCGTTGCATTCTTGGTTTTAGCATTTTTATATTCCACACCAGTCTTTACGGGCAAACAGCTTTTCCAGCATGATATTGTGCAGTATCGGGGCGGTGCAAAAGAACTTATCGACTACAGAGACACTTACGACAAAGAAACATACTGGAGTGATTCTATGTTTGGCGGGATGCCGACTTACCAGATGGGAAGCCGTTTTGAAGGTGATATTATTAAAAAATTAGACAGTTATCTGAATATTCTTCCGAGGCCAGTCAACTATTTATTTCTATTGTTCTCAGGATTTTTCCTTTTGGGAATGGTCGCGGTTAGAAACTGGAAATACGCACTTTTGGGAGCCACATTTTTCGGACTTTCAACCTATTTTTATATCATTATTGCAGCCGGACATAATGGAAAAGTAAATACCATCGAATATTTCGCACCACTTTTAGCGGGAATTCTATTGGTTTACATCAGAAAAAAATATGTCCTCGGTTTTATTGTCACTACCCTATTCTTCGGATTACAGGTCGCTGCCAATCATCCGCAAATGACCTATTATTTATTTCTGGGACTTGGCTTTTTGTTTTTATCTGAATTAATCAGAGCCATCCAAAAGAAAACTCCGATGAAACATTTCCTTATTTCTTCAGGAATTATTGCCGGAGCTTTAGCAATCGGTGTTGGTATGAATTCTCAGCGAATCATGGCCAACTCCGAATATATTAAAGAAACCGTAAGAGGAAAACAGATTTTAAATACTGAAAACCATACCGCAGGAAACTCTGGGATGGATAAAGAGAGCATTCTGATGTGGAGCTACGGAAAACTGGAAACTTTAAACCTTTTTATTCCAAGATTGATGGGAGGTGGAAGCCAGGAACCGGAAGGAAAGGAAATGATGGAAAAAGTACAGCAACTTGTACAGGAAAATGTGACTTCTCAGGCTGAATATGATAGAATTTCCAAAGGTTTTGGAAGCATTACTTATTGGGGCGATCAGCCAGGAACTTCGGGACCCGCTTATCAGGGAGCGATTGTATGTTTTCTTGCATTATTAGGATTCTTTTTTGCCTGGAAAAAATACCGCTATTGGATTTTAGGAGCAACCATCCTTACCATTCTTTTGGCCTGGGGAAGCAACTTCATGCCGCTCTCAGATTTCTTTATTGAATACGTTCCATTTTACAGCAAGTTCAGGGCACCGTCCTCAATTTTGGTTGTGGTGGAATTATTATTTCCTTTGATCGCAATTATTGGACTGTACAGATTTTATACAGATTCAACATTAGAAGAAGATTATAAAAAGAAAATTCTTACTTATGTGAGCGGAGGAGTTTTAGGTTTAACTGTATTATTCATTCTTTTCGGAAAATCTTTATTAGGTTTCCATACCGATAATGAAAAAACATATTTGCCGCCATTTTTATTGGATTATTTAACAGAAGAAAGGTTTAAATTATTTAGAATTGACGCGATCAAAGCATTGATTTATGTCGGAATTACAGCTGCCGTTCTCTTCTTTAGTTTAAAACATAAATTGAATCAAAATGTTGCTTTACTTATCATTGGAGCCGTAAGTTTATTTGATCTTTGGACCGTTAACAAACGTTATCTGAATGACGAAAATTACGTCGATAAGATCTTTGCAGAAAATCCTTTCCAGACTGAAGGTTCAGATTATCTTGCTGAGAAAGTAGGTGATAATCAAAACTTACAATCGATTTTAGCAAGTATTCCGGTTAATAAAACCTTGGAAACAATTGCTGAAAAAGACAAAAAACATTACAGAGTTTACAATCAGGTTCTGGGAGTTACAAGTGAAACAAACACATCTTATTTTACATCTTCAATCGGCGGTTACCACGCGGTAAGACTGAGACGTTACGACGATCTGTTGAATGAATATATCTCTAATGTTGACAGTGTAAAAACACCAAAAATTCTGAATTTACTGAACACAAAATACATACTCTTCGGAAATCCGCAGGAGCCACAAGTTGTTCCGAATCCTAATGCAAACGGAAATGCATGGTTTGTTGCTGATGTAAAATTTGTAAATACTCCGGATGAAGAAATAAAGTTACTTGGAAACATCGATTCTAAAAAGACTGCAGTTATCAACGTTTCAGACAAAGCTTATTTGAACGGAAAACAGGTTCAGGCAGATTCTACAGCTTCCATTAATTTAACAAAATATGAAGCCAACGAACTGGAATTTAAATCTCAATCGAAAACTCCGCAGCTAGCAGTATTTTCAGAGATCTACTATCCTCACGGCTGGAAAATGTTTGTCGACGACAAAGAAGTACCATACATCAAAGCAGATTATCTTTTGCGAGCAGTACACGTTCCTGCCGGAAATCACAACATCAGAATGATTTTTGAACCAGAAGTGATCGCAACCGGAAAATGGATCTCCTTACTTTGCTTCGGATTATTTATTTTGTTAAGTGCTGGTGGAATTTATTTTATATACCGCAAAAAAGGCAAAAGAGAAATTTTAGTTTCAGAACAAGTTTAA
- a CDS encoding MFS transporter: protein MVKLINIYTSSYKGLSKESWMLALVMLINRSGSMVLPFLGVYMTAHLKFSIENTGIVLSFFGIGSVVGSWLGGFITDRIGEYKVQYFSLLLSVPLFCLIPLFKTEAGVAFIILLQSIVSDAFRPANSVAITKYAKPENITRAFSLNRMAVNLGFSIGPALGGILSAISYDFLFYSNALAAFLAGLLYISFFYKRNKIAKIKAKKVSEVVEIKKENSPYHDRKFLLYCFLCMLFSICFFQLFSTLTIFYKDTAHLSQQNIGFILGYSGFLVVLLEMGLVQIAEKYFSLGITMLIGTFICGFSYAMLAFDYSLFALLLSMTLLCIGEIWTLPFMSTITALRSGKNNKGAYMGLNGISFSVAFIITPYLGTSIAEKFGFSILWIGTGVLATIIAIGFYFIVPWMIKDKKV from the coding sequence ATTGTGAAACTTATAAATATATACACAAGTTCCTACAAAGGACTTTCAAAAGAAAGCTGGATGTTGGCATTGGTAATGCTGATCAACCGCTCAGGCTCCATGGTACTTCCATTTTTGGGAGTTTACATGACTGCGCATTTGAAATTCAGCATAGAAAACACCGGAATTGTCCTGAGTTTTTTCGGGATCGGCTCCGTAGTTGGTTCATGGTTAGGCGGCTTTATCACCGATAGAATCGGAGAATATAAAGTTCAGTATTTTAGCCTATTATTAAGTGTTCCATTGTTTTGTTTAATCCCGCTTTTTAAAACTGAAGCGGGTGTTGCATTTATTATTTTATTGCAAAGTATTGTAAGTGATGCTTTCCGTCCTGCAAATTCTGTAGCGATCACAAAGTATGCGAAACCAGAAAATATTACACGGGCGTTTTCACTGAACCGTATGGCGGTGAATTTAGGATTCTCGATTGGTCCCGCTTTAGGCGGAATTTTATCTGCAATTTCTTACGATTTTTTGTTTTACAGCAATGCTTTAGCGGCTTTTCTTGCTGGCTTACTTTACATTTCATTCTTTTATAAACGAAATAAAATCGCAAAAATAAAAGCTAAAAAGGTGAGTGAAGTGGTAGAAATTAAAAAAGAAAATTCGCCTTACCATGACCGGAAATTTCTACTATACTGCTTTCTGTGTATGTTATTTTCGATTTGTTTCTTTCAGTTGTTTAGTACATTGACGATTTTTTACAAAGATACTGCGCATTTGAGTCAGCAGAATATCGGCTTTATCTTAGGGTATAGCGGATTCTTAGTTGTTTTACTGGAAATGGGATTGGTACAGATTGCTGAAAAATATTTCAGCTTAGGAATTACAATGCTTATCGGCACTTTTATTTGTGGGTTTTCTTATGCAATGCTGGCTTTTGATTACAGCTTATTTGCATTATTACTTTCGATGACTTTGCTGTGTATTGGTGAAATCTGGACGCTTCCTTTTATGTCGACAATTACGGCTTTACGTTCAGGGAAAAATAATAAAGGAGCTTACATGGGTTTAAATGGAATTTCATTTTCAGTCGCGTTCATCATTACACCTTACTTAGGAACTTCGATTGCAGAAAAATTTGGTTTCAGCATCTTATGGATCGGCACCGGAGTTTTAGCAACCATTATCGCCATCGGGTTTTATTTTATCGTTCCTTGGATGATAAAAGACAAAAAAGTTTAA
- a CDS encoding DUF6263 family protein yields the protein MKNIAAIALISLAIVSCKKETATITKVDPKTGKTITVEVPADSVAEVKANPAIKDSLGVFTQSFKLEKGKTYPLTTYQRDVKTMTDPSGKTLNGTSESTDEMTFTVNDVKGGIYDITINLIGKRNSQSADGKTIVVDTKQAIPKEDNLKMIWNVNRALTGNKLNMKMDSKGNVISITGFDAIYTKISNALGTLIKDANQKASAVAGLKQTFNEKVLKDQFSKNLTIIPKKGVKIGEKWTTSESADESGKYKVTSHYVLKSVGNGIAEISVTGGIPKKEEKKSQGEMTHSMSSELAQNGTIKFDQNTGWITNQNITVKTTQVEAISDGKQSQSMKSVSNSSVMVNPAAK from the coding sequence ATGAAAAATATAGCAGCAATAGCACTTATCTCTTTAGCCATCGTTTCTTGTAAAAAAGAAACTGCAACCATCACCAAAGTAGACCCTAAAACCGGAAAAACAATTACGGTAGAAGTTCCTGCAGATTCTGTGGCTGAAGTAAAAGCAAACCCTGCAATCAAAGATTCTTTAGGAGTTTTCACGCAATCTTTTAAACTTGAAAAAGGAAAAACGTATCCTTTGACAACGTATCAGAGAGATGTAAAAACAATGACTGATCCTTCAGGAAAAACCTTAAACGGAACCAGCGAATCTACTGATGAAATGACTTTTACAGTCAATGATGTGAAAGGTGGAATTTACGATATCACCATCAACCTTATCGGAAAAAGAAACTCTCAAAGTGCTGACGGAAAAACCATTGTTGTGGACACAAAACAGGCAATTCCGAAAGAAGATAATCTGAAAATGATCTGGAACGTTAACCGCGCATTGACCGGAAACAAACTGAATATGAAAATGGACAGCAAAGGAAATGTAATTTCAATTACAGGTTTTGATGCGATCTATACGAAAATTTCAAATGCGCTTGGGACGCTTATAAAAGATGCGAACCAAAAAGCAAGTGCAGTGGCAGGACTAAAACAGACTTTTAATGAAAAAGTTTTAAAAGATCAATTCTCGAAAAATTTAACCATAATTCCTAAAAAAGGAGTGAAAATTGGTGAAAAGTGGACGACAAGCGAGAGCGCAGATGAAAGCGGAAAATATAAAGTTACCTCACACTATGTTCTGAAAAGTGTAGGAAACGGTATCGCAGAAATTTCTGTAACCGGAGGAATCCCGAAAAAAGAAGAGAAAAAATCTCAGGGTGAAATGACTCACAGCATGAGTAGCGAACTGGCGCAAAACGGAACCATAAAATTTGACCAAAATACAGGTTGGATCACAAATCAGAATATCACGGTAAAAACAACTCAGGTTGAAGCAATCTCTGACGGCAAACAATCTCAAAGCATGAAAAGTGTATCAAACTCGTCTGTAATGGTGAATCCTGCTGCGAAGTAA
- a CDS encoding TonB-dependent receptor produces MNKIYLLIFTFCTTIIFSQKRDSATLISEVRIDAYKKPTSFIASTKSVSVVSENLLSQNPPERLLESVNQIAGARMEERSPGSYRISLRGSTLRSPFGVRNVKVYLDDFILSDASGNTYFNVISPELITRMEIFKGPESGDFGAATGGTVLLQTQSSEQTLANLSVGSYGTFNESVNFSKQFRKHFFQIFQNYYRTDSYRKQSAVERKQIFIKDNFQYSKNAELKAMILLSDLDYQTPGGLTLEQMQLDRRQARPKTATVPGAKQQDAGIRNKMILAGISHEFKILPELSHYVLVQGSYVDFENPFITNFENRFETNYAVRSHLNYNQNWGKVSAEWRLGFEGGMNNIFVKNFDNNKGVEGNPQNFDKVKNNSGFFFVSQKLNINEKLFSDSSLSLNSNFYEWEKIFPATENGKTKFKDQFLPNFGLTYLIGKGFSVRGKVGKGNSAPTNEEIRSSNQEFNLNLVPEYGWNKEIGIRKQFGAFLFAEASYFDLRMKDAIVRRQNERGQEFFVNSGGTVQKGIEVLLESKNFNLKNDFLSNFKFRFSGSFYQFKFQNYQQGATDFSGNDLTGVPKNTINSLLNFTFFNKLSVDYSHFYTSEIPLNDANTVWSDANIIGNIQFRYPVQFENTILNLFVQIQNLYNTDYVLGFDINAFGNRYYNPAAKRNFVFGVKVNF; encoded by the coding sequence ATGAACAAAATATACCTTCTCATATTCACGTTTTGCACCACGATAATTTTTTCGCAGAAAAGAGATTCTGCAACTTTAATTTCAGAAGTAAGAATTGATGCTTACAAAAAACCAACCTCTTTTATCGCCTCCACAAAATCGGTTTCTGTAGTTTCAGAGAATCTGCTAAGTCAAAATCCGCCGGAAAGATTGCTGGAATCTGTCAATCAGATTGCCGGAGCAAGAATGGAGGAACGTTCGCCGGGAAGCTATAGAATTTCTTTGCGTGGTAGCACTTTGCGGTCGCCATTTGGTGTGCGAAATGTAAAAGTTTATTTAGACGATTTTATTCTTTCTGATGCATCGGGAAATACATATTTTAATGTCATTTCTCCTGAATTAATCACGAGAATGGAGATTTTCAAAGGTCCGGAAAGTGGTGATTTCGGAGCCGCTACAGGCGGTACGGTTTTGTTGCAGACTCAAAGTAGCGAACAAACTTTAGCCAATCTTTCTGTCGGAAGTTATGGAACATTTAATGAAAGTGTTAATTTTTCAAAACAGTTCAGAAAGCACTTTTTCCAGATTTTTCAAAATTATTATCGTACCGATTCATATCGCAAGCAATCTGCTGTAGAAAGAAAACAGATTTTTATAAAAGACAATTTTCAATACTCGAAAAATGCCGAGTTGAAAGCCATGATTCTTCTTTCGGATCTTGATTATCAGACTCCAGGCGGTTTGACTTTAGAGCAAATGCAGCTCGACAGAAGGCAGGCAAGACCAAAAACTGCTACTGTTCCTGGCGCAAAACAGCAGGATGCAGGAATTCGTAACAAAATGATTTTAGCAGGAATTTCTCATGAGTTTAAAATTCTTCCGGAGTTATCACATTATGTTCTGGTTCAGGGCTCGTATGTAGATTTTGAAAATCCTTTTATTACCAATTTTGAAAACCGTTTTGAAACGAATTATGCCGTAAGAAGTCATTTGAATTATAACCAAAACTGGGGGAAAGTTTCGGCAGAATGGCGATTGGGTTTCGAAGGTGGAATGAACAATATTTTCGTTAAAAATTTTGATAATAATAAAGGAGTAGAAGGCAACCCGCAGAATTTTGATAAGGTTAAAAACAATTCGGGATTCTTTTTTGTTTCGCAGAAATTGAATATTAACGAAAAACTGTTTTCAGATAGTTCATTAAGTTTAAACTCAAATTTTTACGAATGGGAAAAGATTTTTCCTGCTACTGAAAATGGGAAAACTAAATTTAAAGATCAGTTTCTTCCTAATTTCGGATTGACTTATCTGATCGGAAAAGGTTTTTCGGTTCGCGGAAAAGTGGGAAAAGGAAATTCTGCTCCCACCAATGAAGAAATCCGTTCCTCCAATCAGGAATTCAATTTAAATTTAGTTCCGGAATACGGATGGAATAAAGAAATAGGCATCAGAAAACAATTTGGTGCTTTCCTGTTTGCAGAGGCCAGTTATTTTGATTTACGAATGAAAGATGCGATTGTGAGAAGACAAAACGAGCGCGGACAGGAATTTTTTGTCAATTCGGGTGGAACCGTCCAAAAAGGAATAGAAGTTCTTTTGGAATCGAAAAATTTCAATCTTAAAAATGATTTTCTCAGCAATTTCAAATTTAGATTTTCAGGAAGCTTTTATCAGTTTAAATTTCAAAATTATCAACAAGGAGCAACTGATTTTTCTGGAAACGATTTAACAGGAGTTCCGAAAAATACGATCAATAGTTTACTCAACTTTACCTTTTTTAATAAACTTTCTGTAGATTATTCTCACTTTTATACTTCAGAAATACCGTTAAACGATGCAAATACAGTTTGGTCAGATGCCAACATAATCGGAAATATTCAGTTCAGATATCCTGTGCAATTTGAAAATACAATTCTGAATTTATTTGTTCAAATCCAGAATCTATACAACACCGATTATGTTTTAGGCTTTGATATCAATGCTTTCGGAAATCGTTATTACAATCCGGCTGCCAAAAGGAATTTTGTTTTTGGAGTAAAGGTAAATTTTTAG